One window of the Lactococcus lactis genome contains the following:
- the yycF gene encoding response regulator YycF, with protein MKKILVVDDEKPISDIVKFNLTKEGFEVFTAFDGEEALEAFKEVQPDLILLDLMLPKLDGLDVAREIRKTSDTPIIMVSAKDSEFDKVIGLELGADDYVTKPFSNRELLARIKANLRRINVAPAESTDNVKKELIIGNLRINPAHYAAYKNDKQLDLTHREFELLYYLAQHLGEVITRENLLETVWGYDYFGDVRTVDVTVRRLREKVEDTPSRPQYVSTRRGVGYYMSNPHD; from the coding sequence ATGAAAAAAATTCTTGTTGTTGATGATGAAAAACCAATCTCAGATATCGTAAAATTTAATTTAACCAAAGAAGGTTTTGAAGTCTTTACAGCTTTTGATGGTGAAGAAGCTCTTGAAGCATTTAAAGAAGTACAACCTGACCTTATTCTGCTTGATTTGATGTTACCTAAACTTGATGGTCTTGATGTTGCACGTGAAATCCGTAAAACTTCTGACACTCCAATTATTATGGTGTCAGCTAAAGATAGTGAATTTGACAAAGTAATTGGTCTTGAACTTGGTGCTGATGATTATGTCACAAAACCATTCTCAAACCGTGAACTATTAGCTCGTATTAAAGCAAACTTGCGTCGTATCAATGTCGCACCTGCTGAATCTACTGACAATGTCAAAAAAGAATTGATTATCGGAAACCTTCGTATCAATCCAGCACACTATGCGGCTTATAAAAATGATAAACAACTCGACCTTACACACCGTGAGTTTGAATTGCTTTACTACCTTGCTCAACACCTTGGCGAAGTGATCACTCGTGAAAACCTTTTGGAAACCGTTTGGGGTTATGACTACTTTGGAGATGTTCGTACAGTTGACGTTACTGTTCGTCGTTTACGTGAAAAAGTTGAAGATACACCAAGCCGTCCACAATACGTTTCAACACGCCGCGGGGTTGGCTACTACATGAGCAACCCACATGATTAA
- the tmk gene encoding dTMP kinase, with translation MNGILISLEGPDGAGKTTVLKEILPEIQKMKREIVPTREPGGVRVAEEIRQIILDPKNTEIDSKTELMLFAAARRLHMQEKMLPALQAGKVVIVDRFIDSSVAYQGYGRDLGVEVVDWLNYFATDGLKPDLTLYFDVDTDVALERIMKNRADEVNRLDLERAEMHRKVREGYLEIVVKEPERFVKIDASQPLEKVVADTLSVLKKRFVSEF, from the coding sequence ATGAATGGAATTCTAATTTCCCTTGAGGGACCCGATGGAGCAGGAAAAACAACGGTTTTAAAAGAAATTTTACCTGAAATCCAAAAAATGAAGCGCGAAATTGTCCCAACTCGTGAACCAGGCGGTGTTCGAGTGGCGGAAGAAATTCGCCAAATTATTCTTGATCCAAAGAATACAGAGATCGATTCTAAAACCGAGTTAATGCTTTTTGCGGCGGCGCGTCGTTTACATATGCAAGAAAAAATGTTGCCAGCTTTACAAGCGGGTAAAGTTGTCATTGTTGACCGATTTATTGATTCATCTGTCGCCTATCAGGGATATGGCCGTGATTTGGGTGTCGAAGTTGTTGATTGGCTTAACTATTTTGCAACAGATGGTTTGAAGCCTGATTTGACGCTTTATTTTGATGTTGATACGGATGTTGCCCTTGAGCGAATTATGAAAAATCGAGCTGATGAGGTAAATCGTTTAGATTTGGAAAGAGCTGAGATGCATCGTAAAGTTCGTGAAGGTTATTTGGAGATTGTTGTAAAAGAACCTGAGCGTTTTGTAAAAATAGATGCAAGTCAACCTTTAGAAAAAGTGGTAGCTGATACACTTTCCGTCCTCAAAAAAAGATTTGTCAGTGAATTTTAA
- a CDS encoding DNA polymerase III subunit delta', which translates to MEIKDIQPQLYKQFSTILQHGKLSHAYLFSGGFGSFELAIWLSQALFCENPENSLPCGHCRSCRLVAQQEFTDLHIVEPDGQTIKTAQIRELTQVFNESGYEGKQQVILIKEAEKMHPNAANALLKSIEEPETEIVVFLLTDNENMILQTIKSRTQIINFPKNVQYLQDFLEKNGILKTQAELLAEICNSTDKALELAQQSWFNEGLQRLQQFVKLLKTSADEAFLYLKELVEIFDDKEKQNQAFELLLQLFNQERMSQELLKTFQAIKMWKSNVRFESSLTFLVL; encoded by the coding sequence GTGGAAATAAAAGATATTCAGCCTCAACTTTATAAGCAGTTCTCAACTATTTTGCAACATGGAAAATTAAGTCATGCTTATTTATTTTCAGGGGGATTTGGTTCTTTTGAATTAGCAATCTGGCTGAGTCAAGCCTTATTTTGTGAGAATCCTGAAAATTCTTTGCCTTGTGGACATTGTCGTTCTTGTCGTCTTGTTGCCCAACAAGAATTTACCGACTTACATATCGTTGAACCTGATGGACAAACGATTAAAACAGCACAAATTCGGGAACTGACACAGGTTTTCAATGAATCTGGTTATGAGGGAAAACAACAGGTGATTTTAATTAAGGAAGCTGAAAAAATGCATCCTAATGCAGCAAATGCTCTATTGAAATCAATTGAAGAACCAGAAACAGAAATTGTTGTTTTTTTACTGACAGACAATGAAAATATGATTTTACAAACAATAAAATCACGGACACAAATTATTAATTTTCCAAAAAATGTTCAATACTTACAAGATTTTTTGGAAAAGAATGGTATTTTAAAAACACAAGCAGAACTTCTTGCGGAAATCTGTAATTCGACTGACAAAGCATTAGAATTAGCTCAGCAGAGCTGGTTTAACGAAGGGCTCCAAAGACTTCAACAATTTGTAAAACTTCTAAAAACATCTGCTGACGAGGCGTTCTTGTATTTGAAAGAATTAGTCGAAATTTTTGATGACAAAGAAAAACAAAATCAAGCGTTTGAACTTTTATTACAACTTTTTAATCAAGAAAGAATGAGTCAGGAACTTTTAAAAACATTTCAGGCAATAAAAATGTGGAAAAGCAATGTCCGATTTGAGTCAAGTTTAACTTTTCTTGTTTTATGA